A segment of the Bacillus pseudomycoides genome:
AAGAACCAAAGTTTTTCATTTTTGTATACACCTTTTAACTGTTCCATTAATGGTGTGTTCACTTTTCTCTCATTACGATCACCTAGTAAAAAATTCAGAAGTGCGAAGATAGCAAGTAAGATTAAAAAGGATTGGACAGTTGCTCTCCATCCAAATGAAGTCGCAATAACAGGTGCTAAGAAAGATGTAACTGCTGTTCCTGCATTACCTACACCGTAAATACCATTTACAAAACCGTGACGCTCTTTTGGATAATACTTCGGTAAAGACGTTACCCCTACAGAGAATACAGCTCCGCCAATCCCTGCAAATAAACCGCCAATAATTAAATCCATCATCGAATTCGCAATACTAATATAAAAGACAGGGAATAGTAAAATAATAAAGCTTATAAAGAATAATTTTCTCGCTCCGTAACGATTGGTCCAATAACCAATTGGTATTCGAAGCACAGATCCTAAAATAACGGGTACTGCTGTAACAAGGGAAATTTGTCCTGCTGTTAACGCAATGTCTGCTTTAATAAATGGCATTAACGAAGATAAAATCACCCAAACCATAAATCCAATAATAAGATTATAAGTTTGTAACCCTAACTGAAAATTCGGACTTCTCATCCTTTTCGCCTCCTATTTTGTTCAATGTTTCACAATATATGTTAATTCCCTCCAGTCTAATCACGTACTTCCGTGATTAGACTGAAAAAAATCAACCACCGCTCACTGGCGGAATCAATGCGACAACATCACCTGATTGTATTTTGTCATCTTCATTTGCATATTCCTCATTGATAGCGACCATAATTTGCTCTGAAACTGCGATATGATGTTCTTTTGTAATCATATCCTTTAATTCTGCAACGGTAATATTTTCACAGTCTATTTTTAGCTCGTTTGTTCCGGCTTCTTCTTGTAAATGCGCAAATAATAATACTTGAATCATTTTCTCATCTCCTTTCCAGGTTCTCCATTTGGATAATGCGTTTTTTCTAATTGATCACCAATCCATGAGTCTCCATCTTCCCAAGACTCTTTTTTCCAAATCGGAACAATTTGTTTAATGCGCTCCATGATGTATTCATTCGCTTCATACGCAGCTTTCCGGTGCGGAGTTGATACAGCAACAACAACGGCGATATCAGAAATTTGAAGTGTACCGATGCGATGTGTAATCGCAACATGTGTTCCAGGCCATTTTTCTTTCACTTCGCCTCCAATTTTCGTAAGCATTTTCTCTGCCATTGTCTTATAGGCCGCGTATTCTAAATATAATGTGCGGCGCCCTTTCGTAAACTCTCTTACAGTACCAATGAAAGTTGTCACAGCACCACATTCGCGGCGAATAACTTTATTTGTAACCCCTTCAATCGAAATTGGTGTATCTATCACTTCATAATACGTCTGTGTCATTTTGCACCCCTTACCGTTTGTACAAACCATTCCACATAAGCTTCTTCCTCTGATATATGAAATGTTTTATATGTTTCTCTTAAACTTTGTATGGTATCATCCCATGTGATAACTGCCATCACATTTTCCACTTTATTTAATAAAAAGATATCTTCAACTGAACGTAGCAAAACTACTTTTGGATAATTCTCTGCTTTATATCCTTCAATTAAAATGAGATCTACTTCAAAAAACTCATATAGTCGAATGATTTCCTGCAAAGGCCACTTATCCCGAAGAGAAGAAAGTGATAGTAATCCAGCTCCTTCTACACTGCTAACAACCGCACCCGCTTTCCTATGACGTTCACTATCCTTTTGTGGTACCTCAGGATAGCCACCATGTCCGTGATGCTTAATTGTGGCAACTTTCATTCCTTCTTGTGAAAAAGCTCGAATCAATTTCCCCGTGAGCGTCGTTTTCCCGCTATTTTGATAGCCAACTATTTGTAAGATTGGAGCGGTTCTGCCCACGGCCACTCACTTCCTTCGTTCGATTCTAGCAATAACACAGAAACCGTCATTCCTTCTTCAAATCCTCTTGTTCCTCCTGGTAGAACAATAAAAGCATTGCTATCTGCAAGAGAAGAAACCGCACTTGACTTATCAAGTCCTACTGGCATAACTTGTAGCTGTCCATTAACAAAATCTACTTTTCCTCTTACAAATCGCGTAAATGGATTTGCCTTTGGAAAGTCTTTCTGTAAAATCGCATCTGCTCGATATGCATGTGGTTCTTTCACATGCAGGAATGTTTGAACAACTGGATGAACGAGTAACTCAAAACCGACATAACAAGCAGACGGGTTACCTGATAATCCGAATAACAATTTCCCATTTACTTCAGCTACTGTTGTGACACTACCTGGTCTCATTGCGATTTTATTGAAAAGAACATTCGCATATAATTTTTCATAAATCGCAGGTAAGTGATCGTAATCACCTACCGAAACACCGCCTGTTGTAATCAAAATATCTACTTCATCCATCGCTGCTTTCACTGCTTCATAGCAAGCTTCTAACTCATCAGCAAGCTTTCCATAATACTTAACGATTCCGCCAACTCTAGCAATTTGAGCTGCAATCATGTAAGAGTTACTATTTCTAATCTTTCCTGGCTGAAGTGGTTCATGTACTTCTAGCAGTTCACTTCCCGTCGTTACAATTCCGACAACCGGCTGTTTCACAACCTTTACTGAACTGTAACCAAACGTCGCTAACAGTGCTGCTACACCCGGGTTAATCCTCGTACCTTTTTTCACAAGTATTTGATTTTGTCTCACATCTTCACCTTTAAACGAAACATTATCACCTGCTTGAAGAGCACGCTTTAACTTCATATACGTTTTTCCGCTTCTTTCAAGTCCTTCGGTAAGTTCTAACATTACAACCGCATCACAACCTTTTGGAATTGCTGCGCCTGTCATAATTCGAACAGCCTCGAAGGCCTTTACTTCATCTGTAAAGACAGAACCAGCTCCAATTTCTCCGATTACTTCAAACTCAATTGAATGATTTTGACTCGCCTCTTTTGTATCTTCCGCTCGAATCGCAAATCCATCATATGGAGAGCGGTCAAAATGCGGTACATCGTGATCTGCTACAACATCTTCTCCCAGAATTCTTCCGTAGCTTTCGGTGATAGAAACTGCTTCTATTTCACCTTGCTGAGCGTATTTCATCACCCTTGCTACTGCTTCAGCAACTGGAATTGGCACTCGTTTTTCTAACATTGTTTTCACCTCATATTTGCAAAATATCACATCTTGGTTACACTTTATATTGTACAATGCTAATCATAATAGCAATTACTTCAAGGAGGTATTCTATGTCTTCATTTACTCATTTCAATGACCAAGGCCGTGCAAAAATGGTCGATATTAGCGATAAAAAAACAACTGTGCGAACAGCAATTGCTCGCTCTAGCATCTTAGTTACGAAAGAAATTTATGATAAAATCTCTCAAAACGAAATTGGTAAGGGCGATGTATTAGCCGTTGCACAAATCGCCGGTATTATGGCTGCCAAACGCACTTCTGATATTATTCCAATGTGCCACCCCTTACTTCTAAAAGGCGTAGATGTCTCCTTCGACTGGGAAACAACGAAAGAACAGTATCGTTTACTTATTGAAGTAAAAGTCAAAACAGAAGGTAGCACCGGCGTTGAAATGGAAGCTTTAACAGCAGCTTCTGCAACTGCTCTTACCGTGTATGATATGTGTAAAGCTGTTGATAAAGGTATGATTATTGGCGAAACATATTTACTTGAAAAAACAGGCGGGAAGAGCGGAGACTACGTTAGAAATCCACATTCCTAATCCCTTGAACCTAAAGGTTTTCCTTTAGGTTCAACCTATATATCTTGCATACAATCGCTTCGCTACCGTCATATCATTCGTTCCGTGAACAAACGCTCTACCATCTGTAAATAAAACAAAACGATATTCATCAACCAGAAATGATAATAAATATGGCGTTGTTTTCACATCCACACTTTTTTGTAAGCGCTTTTCAATTTCTTCTAATTTAAGAGTTTGCGGAATTCCCGGACGGATTTGAACCGTATTTCGCCCACATAACACTTCCGTTTTCATTTGTGATTCAAACATTAAACTTGGGTACGTGCGCAGCTTTCCGCAAGATAAACACGTATCTTTTTTCTGCCTATTCACTTTAAATGCCATATGCTGATTGTTCCAAAGATCAAATGACAGCATCGTTTCACGAAGCGTTTCAAAATCTTCTACCAATATTTTAAGTGCTTCTGTCACTTGATGACTGGCAACTATTTGCACAGCTGGCTGTATAATTCCCGCCGTATCACATGTCACACCGCTTGATGGATGCTCCATTAGACAACGGAAACATGGTGTTTTTCCCGGGAGAATTGTATATGTGACGCCGTAGCTTCCAACGCATCCTCCATATATCCAAGGAATATTGTATTTTTGCGAAATGTCATTAATAAGAAGACGTGTCTCAAAATTATCAGTCGCATCTAATATTAAATCTACGTTTTTAATTAATTCTTCCATTTCTTGCACCGCTACATCCGTTATGACTGGTACGATTTCTACTTCAGAATTAATCTGCCTTAAGCGTTCAGCTGCTGCAACTGCTTTTGGCTTGTACTGCTTTGCATCTTCTTCTGTATATAACTGCTGCCTTTGCAAATTACTCCACTCAACATAATCACGGTCAGCAATGGTCAGTGTTCCAACTCCCGCTCTAACAAGCGCCTCTGCACTAGCTGCTCCTAGTGCACCTGCACCGATAATAAGTACATGCTTTTCTCTTATTTTACTTTGACCTGTCCCGCCAATCCCAGAAAATAACATTTGTCTTGAATAACGCTCCTGCACACTGCATCCCCCTTTCTTATCCTCCGATATAAGACATTTCAATTTTCGGACGATTATTTGCGCTTTCTTCAGTTCGCTCATCAGAATACCGATCCTGTCGATATTCCCATACATTTTGCACAACCTTTAATAAATCCGTATCCGAAATATCTTCTCTAAGCAAGCTTCTTAAATCTGTTCCTTTCGTTGCAAACAAACAAGTATAAAATTTACCATCTGCCGAAATTCGTGCTCTCGTACAAGAAGAACAGAAAGATTCAGAAACCGAAGTGATAAATCCAACTTCTGTATCACTGCCAACGTAACGATAACGCTTCGCAACTTCTCCAAAATAATGAAGATCTACAGGTTCAATTGGATATATCTGACTGATTTTCTCAATCAATTCTTGTTTCGTAATGACCTGTTCAAAATTCCATCCATTCGTACTGCCAACGTCCATAAACTCAATATAGCGGAGCGAAATTCCCTGTTCTTTGAAATAAGCGGCCATCGGAAGAATTTGACTATCGTTCATTCCCTTTTTCACGACCATATTTACTTTCACATCGAGTCCAGCTGCTTTTGCTGCGACAATCCCTTTCAGCACAGGTTTTGTACTAATATTCCGGCCGTTAATTTTGCGAAATACATCGTCCTCTATCGCATCTAAACTAACATTCACTCGGTGTAATCCAGCTTCCTTTAACGCCTTTGCTTGCTTTGTTAAATGAATTCCATTTGTTGTAAGTCCAATATCTGTTAAGCCCTCTAGCTTCGCAAGTCTTGCAATAAGCTTTGGCAAGTCTTTACGTAGTAAAGGTTCACCGCCTGTAAGCCTAATTTTCTTTACCCCCATGCCTACAAACATTTTTGCTAATCGTTCAATTTCATCAAATGTAAGCAAAAATTCTTCTTGCAAAAATGCATAATCAGGTCCGAATACTTCAGCTGGCATACAATATGTGCATCTGAAATTACAACGGTCAATGACAGAGATGCGTAGATCTTGAAGCGGACGCTGCAAAGAATCTGTAATCTTCTCGCGCATCGTCATCCCTCCTTTTCTGCTAAATTCTATCTGTCTTCATTCTATTATAATATATTTTCAAACTGCGATGTTATTGCTCAAGTTCTTTATTCACTTTCTATGTTTTTTAGTTGCCTCCATCATAAAAAAGAAGAAGAAAGTACGTTGTGATATTTCTCACATCAACTTCTTCATTCAAAATTTCTTCACAAATTCGTTCAAATTTTATTCACATCTCAGTTAAAATCACTGTATCACACTATTGGTGGGGCTACTACCAGTGTGGCTGAAGCCCCCACTGGTAGTAAAGTTTCACTTTATTTGTGTACGATACTCATTTCCCCACTCACGCATAAGTGTAATAATTGGTGTAAGAGACCTTCCGAATTCCGTTAAAGAATACTCCACTTTTGGCGGAACTTCTTTATATACTTCTCTGTGAATTACTCCAGCCGCCTCAAGTTCTCTTAGCTGCCTCGTTAGCATGCGCTGCGTGATGCCCGGCATCAATCGTACAAATTGATTAAAGCGAATCTCTTTGGCATTCATTAAATGAAATAAGATAACTCCCTTCCATTTCCCACCAATTACATCTAACGTTACTTCGACTGAACAACGATTTATCTCTTTCTGTTCCATTTTGTCACTCTCCATTAGTATACAAATTGATACTATATGCTAAAAATGTGCGTACTTACATCATTCATTTTACTATTGTAGAATCAATGTTGTAATCAACTTACTAAGAAAAAGTAAATTATCAAAGGTGGTTATTTAAATGGAACCTACAAAAGAAGAAATTTTAAAAGCGTATCAATTTCGACATGCTTGTAAAGAATTTGATGTAAATAAAAAAATCTCTGATGAAGATTTTCAATTTATTTTAGAAACAGGTCGCCTGTCTCCAAGTTCATTCGGTTTTGAACCTTGGAAATTTGTTGTGATTCAAAATCAAGATATTCGTAACAAACTTCTTCCTGTAGCATGGGGCGCTCAAAAACAGTTACCAACAGCAAGCCATTTTGTCGTTATATTAGCTCGTAAAAAAGAAGAAATGATTTATAACTCTTCCTATATTTCTAACTTTATGAAAAACATTCAGCAGCTCCCAGAGGAAGTCATAACAATGAAACGTGGTTTTTATAAGGAATTTCAAGAATCCGATTTCCAATTACTTGAAAGTGATCGTTCTATGTTTGATTGGGCTTCTAAGCAAACTTACATCGCTCTCGGGAATATGATGACTGCCGCTGCTCAAATCGGCATCGACTCTTGCCCCATTGAAGGATTCAATAAAGAGAAAGTAGAAGCTGTTTTAAAAGAAGAAGGTATTCTTTTAGACAAATCATTCGGTGTTTCTGTTTTAGTTGCTTTCGGTCATCGCTTGGAAGAACCGAAACGTGATAAAACTCGTCAAACAATGGATATGATTGTGGAATGGATTAAGTAATGTAAAAGAGTGTCTACAAAAGACACTCTTTTTTCCAGTATGAAATGTGCGCTTGTTCACAGCTAAATATTAACTTATCACCTATAATAAAAAGATATTTCTTGCATTTTCATCATGTTTACATCCAAAATAAGAAGTAGACTGCTTTTAAAAGAAAGGTGATTGCTGTGACAAACCGTACGGCATTATCAGAAGATTTAAAGGAATTACTTGCGTCTGTTGAATATAAAATGCAGATTAATAAAGGAAGTTATATTTTCCAGGAAGGTGTGGAGGCAAAAGAACTCTATATCATTCGCTCTGGAAAAGTGCAGATTAGTAAAATTAGTGCTGACGGACAGGAGTTAACACTTCGCATTTGTTCAACGCACGATATCATCGGAGAGTTAACATTATTTACGGACAATGCAAAGTATTTATTAAATGCGAAATGCCTTGAAAATGTTGAGGTTGGCGTAATTAAACGAGACGCTCTAGAAAAAGAATTGTTCCAAAAACCTGCTCTTGCATTTGAATTTATGAAATGGATTAGCGAGCATTTAAGGAGAATGCAAACGAAATTCCGTGATTTAGTGTTACATGGTAAAAAGGGGGCTCTTTATTCGACTCTTATTCGCATGACGAATAGTTATGGCGTATTAAAAGAAAACGGCATCCTTATCGATCTTCCTTTAACAAATCAAGAGCTTGCGAATTTCTGTGCAACCTCACGTGAAAGTGTCAACCGTATGTTAAACGATTTAAAAAAACAAGGAATTATTTCTATTCATAAAGGAAAAATCACGATTCATAATTTGCAATTTTTAAAATGCGAAATTGCTTGTGAAGATTGTCCTGCCTCTGTTTGTAGTATTGAGTAGCCTCTCTATTTGAGATGCTACTCTTTTTTCTTTCTCCTTTACTCTACAAAAAAGAATCGCTCTTCGATGTGAAAAATGTCACAACTTCCCAAAAAATGTTATAAAGTAAAACTTTAATCAGTGAGGGGTGTCTTCATCCCCCACTGATTATCTGCCCTCACCAATTGGACTTTTACGGGCAGCCCGAAAATAGCGGGATAAATCTGATTTTTGACAATCTGTTGAACTGTGATAGATATCACATCTCTATTTTGCACGCTCTCTTATATTGAAAGTAAGCAAGAGAGATGCAATAAAGGAGTGAACAGTATGAAAAAGAAACCTTCAGCATTAATGAAACGTTTAAAATATTTTTCTCCAATAAATCGCTATAACGACAATCATACACAAGAAACATATGAGGATCGAGAATGGGAAAACGTGTATAGAAAACGCTGGCAACACGATAAAGTAATTCGTTCTACACACGGTGTAAACTGCACTGGTTCTTGTAGCTGGAACATCTACGTAAAGGATGGGATTGTAACTTGGGAAGGTCAAGAACTGAACTATCCATCTACTGGCCCTGATATGCCAGACTTTGAACCACGAGGATGTCCACGTGGAGCAAGTTTTTCTTGGTACATTTATAGCCCACTTCGCGTGAAATATCCATATGTACGCGGTGTACTTTGGAATATGTGGCAAGAGGAACTACAAAATCACAAATCACCACTAGACGCTTGGAAAAGCATTGTGGAAAATCCTGAAAAAGCACGTACTTATAAGCAGGCACGTGGTAAAGGCGGATTCATCCGTGCTAGTTGGGATGAAGTATTACAACTTGTTGCCGCTTCTCTACTTTATACAGTGATCAAATACGGCCCAGACCGAAATGTTGGTTTCTCACCAATTCCAGCCATGTCGATGTTAAGTCATGCTGCTGGTAGCCGCTTTATGCAGCTCATGGGTGGTCCTATGCTTAGCTTCTATGATTGGTACGCTGATTTACCACCAGCTTCTCCACAAATTTGGGGTGATCAAACAGATGTACCAGAAAGTAGTGACTGGTATAACTCTGGCTACATTATGACATGGGGTTCAAATGTACCAATGACAAGAACACCAGACGCCCACTTCTTAGCAGAGGTGCGCTATAAAGGAACGAAAGTTGTTTCTGTAAGTCCTGACTTTGCGGAATCTACAAAGTTTGCCGATGATTGGATTAGCGTAAAACAAGGTACAGACGGAGCACTTGCAATGGCAATGGGACACGTCATCTTACAAGAATTTTACGTGGACAACCAAGTGGAATACTTCACAAATTATGCAAAACAATATACTGATTTCCCGTTCTTTGTCACATTAAAACAACAAGGAGACCAATTTGTTGCAGACCGTTTCTTAAACGCGAATGATATTGGCCGTGAAACAAAGCTTGGTGAATGGAAACCTGTTCTTTGGAACGATAACACGAAAGATTTTGCAACACCTCATGGCACAATGGGTTCACGCTGGGATAACGAAAAGAAATGGAACTTGCGTTTAGAAGATGAACAAACAGGCGAAAAAATTAATCCCCGCCTTTCCTTACTCGGTATGGAAGATGCTGTTGGAACTGTACAAATCCCATACTTCTCTGATGATGGAAACAAAGTATTAGAGCGTACCATTCCAATGAAAAAAATCACGACAGAAGAAGGCGAAATTTACGTTACAACTGTATACGACTTAACGCTAGCAAACTACGGTGTTAACCGCGGACTTGGGGGGCAAGAACCGAAAGACTTTAATGATGATGTGCCATTTACACCAGCATGGCAAGAAAAAATGACCGGAGTAAAACGAGAACTTATTATTCAAATCGCTCGTGAATTTGCCCAAAATGCTGTTGATACAAATGGACGCTCGATGATTATTGTCGGCGCTGGTATTAACCATTGGTTTAACTCTGATACAATTTACCGCGCGGTTCTAAACCTTGTTCTTCTCGTTGGTGCACAAGGTGTAAACGGCGGCGGTTGGGCGCATTATGTTGGGCAAGAAAAACTACGACCAGCAGAAGGTTGGCAAACGATTGCAATGGCAAAAGACTGGCAAGGTCCGCCGAAACTGCAAAACGGCACATCCTTCTTCTATTTCGTAACAGATCAATGGCGTTATGAAGATACACCAGTCGGCCACCTAGCATCGCCAGTTGTCGGCAACTCACGCTATCAACACCACGGTGATTACAACGTGTTAGCTGCTCGTCTTGGTTGGTTACCTTCTTACCCAACATTTGAGAAAAACGGAATTGAATTATATAAAGAAGCTGTCGCTAGTGGCGCAACAACACAGGAAGAAATCGGAAAATATGTTGCACAAAAGCTAAAAGATAAAGAATTGAAATTTGCAATTGAAGACCCTGATAACAAAAATAACTTCCCGCGTAACTTATTCGTATGGCGTGCAAACTTAATTTCAAGTTCCGGTAAAGGACACGAGTATTTCTTAAAACATTTATTAGGTACAACAAACGGATTAATGAACGACGATAGCGATTCATTACGACCAGAAGAAATAAAATGGCATGAAGAAGCACCTGAAGGAAAGCTTGATCTACTAATCAACTTAGATTTCCGTATGGCTGGAACAGCACTGTATTCTGATATCGTCCTTCCTGCCTCAACTTGGTATGAAAAACACGATTTAAGTAGTACAGATATGCATCCGTTCGTGCATCCATTTAATCCAGCAATCGGTTCACCATGGGAAGCGCGCTCTGACTGGGATATTTTCTCCTCCCTTTCTAAAGCTGTTTCAGATTTAGCTACAGAACTTGACCTTGAACCAATGAAAGAAGTTGTCGCAACACCACTTCTTCATGATACACCGCAAGAATTAGCACAGCCACTTGGCAAGATTAAAGATTGGAGCAAAGGTGAGTGTGAACCAATCCCAGGAAAAACAATGCCGCAAATTCATGTTGTAGAACGAGATTATAAAACGATTTATGACAAGATGACAGCGCTTGGACCAAACGCTGGGAAGCAACCAATTGGTACGAAAGGGATTTCTTGGTCTGCAGAAAAAGAATATGAACAATTAAAGAGTCGACTAGGCGTGATTCGCACTAATTCTATCGCCAAAGGATGCCCTGACATAACAGAAGCCATCAATGCTGCTGAGGCAGTGTTAACTCTTTCTTCTACAACAAACGGTCATATGGCTGTAAAAGCTTGGGAAGCTCTTGAAAAACAAACAGATTTACAGCTTCGTGATTTAGCAGAAGAACGCGAAGAAGAATGCTTCACATTTGAACAAATTACCGCGCAGCCAAAAACGGTAATTACTTCCCCTGCCTTTACTGGTTCTGAAAAAGGAGGACGTCGTTATTCACCATTTACAACAAATGTTGAGCGCCTTATCCCTTGGAGAACGCTAACTGGTCGACAATCGTTCTACTTAGATCACGACATGATGAAGGAATTCGGTGAAACAATGGCAACATTCAAGCCAATCTTGCAGCATAAACCGTTCCGTAAATCACGTCCTGACGTAGAAGGAAAAGAAATTACGTTGAACTATTTAACACCGCATAATAAGTGGTCGATTCATAGTATGTACTTCGATTCCTTACCGATGCTAACACTATTTAGAGGTGGCCCAACTGTTTGGATGAACAAAGATGATGCTGCCGAAGCTGGCGTAGCCGATAACGATTGGATCGAATGCTTCAACCGTAACGGTGTTGTTGTTGCACGTGCCGTTGTAACACACCGCATACCAAGAGGAATGGCCTTTATGCACCACGCACAAGATCGTCACATTAACGTGCCTGGTACAAAATTAACGAGCAACCGCGGCGGAACACATAATAGTCCAACACGTATTCACGTGAAACCAACACATATGATTGGTGGATACGGCCAATTAAGCTATGGATTTAACTACTATGGTCCAACTGGGAACCAGCGTGACTTAAACGTCGTAATCCGCAAACTGAAGGAGGTAGATTGGCTTGAAGATTAAAGCGCAAGTCGGAATGGTAATGAACCTAGATAAATGCATCGGCTGCCACACTTGTAGCGTAACATGCAAAAACACCTGGACGAATCGTCCAGGTGCTGAATATATGTATTTCAACAACGTAGAGACAAAGCCCGGTATCGGTTATCCAAAACAATGGGAAGATCAAGAAAAATATAATGGCGGCTGGGAATTAAAAAATGGTGAAATCCAGCTCAAGTCGGGTTCCAAAATGAAGCGTCTCATGAATATTTTCCATAATCCAGATCAACCAACGATTGATGATTACTTTGAACCTTGGAACTATGATTATGAAACATTAACAAACAGCCCGCAGCGTAAACATCAGCCAGTAGCTCGCCCGAAGTCAGCAATTACTGGCGAATTTATCGACAAAATTGAATGGGGACCAAACTGGGAAGATGATTTAGCAGGTGGACATATAACAGGATTACAAGATCCGAACGTCAAGAAAATGGAAGAAGATATTAAAACAGATTTTGAGAACGTCTTTATGATGTACTTACCTCGCATTTGCGAACACTGTATGAATCCATCTTGCGTATCTTCTTGTCCATCTGGCGCAATGTATAAACGTGAAGAAGATGGGATTGTCCTTGTTGATCAAAATGCATGCCGTGCTTGGCGATTCTGTGTATCTTCTTGCCCATATAAGAAAGTATATTTCAACTGGCAAACAAATAAAGCAGAAAAATGTACAATGTGCTTCCCCCGTATTGAAGCTGGTATGCCAACAATCTGCT
Coding sequences within it:
- a CDS encoding Crp/Fnr family transcriptional regulator produces the protein MTNRTALSEDLKELLASVEYKMQINKGSYIFQEGVEAKELYIIRSGKVQISKISADGQELTLRICSTHDIIGELTLFTDNAKYLLNAKCLENVEVGVIKRDALEKELFQKPALAFEFMKWISEHLRRMQTKFRDLVLHGKKGALYSTLIRMTNSYGVLKENGILIDLPLTNQELANFCATSRESVNRMLNDLKKQGIISIHKGKITIHNLQFLKCEIACEDCPASVCSIE
- a CDS encoding nitrate reductase subunit alpha, yielding MKKKPSALMKRLKYFSPINRYNDNHTQETYEDREWENVYRKRWQHDKVIRSTHGVNCTGSCSWNIYVKDGIVTWEGQELNYPSTGPDMPDFEPRGCPRGASFSWYIYSPLRVKYPYVRGVLWNMWQEELQNHKSPLDAWKSIVENPEKARTYKQARGKGGFIRASWDEVLQLVAASLLYTVIKYGPDRNVGFSPIPAMSMLSHAAGSRFMQLMGGPMLSFYDWYADLPPASPQIWGDQTDVPESSDWYNSGYIMTWGSNVPMTRTPDAHFLAEVRYKGTKVVSVSPDFAESTKFADDWISVKQGTDGALAMAMGHVILQEFYVDNQVEYFTNYAKQYTDFPFFVTLKQQGDQFVADRFLNANDIGRETKLGEWKPVLWNDNTKDFATPHGTMGSRWDNEKKWNLRLEDEQTGEKINPRLSLLGMEDAVGTVQIPYFSDDGNKVLERTIPMKKITTEEGEIYVTTVYDLTLANYGVNRGLGGQEPKDFNDDVPFTPAWQEKMTGVKRELIIQIAREFAQNAVDTNGRSMIIVGAGINHWFNSDTIYRAVLNLVLLVGAQGVNGGGWAHYVGQEKLRPAEGWQTIAMAKDWQGPPKLQNGTSFFYFVTDQWRYEDTPVGHLASPVVGNSRYQHHGDYNVLAARLGWLPSYPTFEKNGIELYKEAVASGATTQEEIGKYVAQKLKDKELKFAIEDPDNKNNFPRNLFVWRANLISSSGKGHEYFLKHLLGTTNGLMNDDSDSLRPEEIKWHEEAPEGKLDLLINLDFRMAGTALYSDIVLPASTWYEKHDLSSTDMHPFVHPFNPAIGSPWEARSDWDIFSSLSKAVSDLATELDLEPMKEVVATPLLHDTPQELAQPLGKIKDWSKGECEPIPGKTMPQIHVVERDYKTIYDKMTALGPNAGKQPIGTKGISWSAEKEYEQLKSRLGVIRTNSIAKGCPDITEAINAAEAVLTLSSTTNGHMAVKAWEALEKQTDLQLRDLAEEREEECFTFEQITAQPKTVITSPAFTGSEKGGRRYSPFTTNVERLIPWRTLTGRQSFYLDHDMMKEFGETMATFKPILQHKPFRKSRPDVEGKEITLNYLTPHNKWSIHSMYFDSLPMLTLFRGGPTVWMNKDDAAEAGVADNDWIECFNRNGVVVARAVVTHRIPRGMAFMHHAQDRHINVPGTKLTSNRGGTHNSPTRIHVKPTHMIGGYGQLSYGFNYYGPTGNQRDLNVVIRKLKEVDWLED
- the narH gene encoding nitrate reductase subunit beta, encoding MKIKAQVGMVMNLDKCIGCHTCSVTCKNTWTNRPGAEYMYFNNVETKPGIGYPKQWEDQEKYNGGWELKNGEIQLKSGSKMKRLMNIFHNPDQPTIDDYFEPWNYDYETLTNSPQRKHQPVARPKSAITGEFIDKIEWGPNWEDDLAGGHITGLQDPNVKKMEEDIKTDFENVFMMYLPRICEHCMNPSCVSSCPSGAMYKREEDGIVLVDQNACRAWRFCVSSCPYKKVYFNWQTNKAEKCTMCFPRIEAGMPTICSETCVGRIRYIGVMLYDADKVKEAASVEDEKDLYESQLTVFLDPNDPKVAAEAKKQGIPEEWIKAAQESPIYKMIIDWKIALPLHPEYRTMPMVWYIPPLSPIMNMVEGKGSNWQTEEIFPAIDNMRIPIQYLANLLTAGDESHIRLTLKKMAVMRTHMRALQINKEPDEAVLKELGLTKEDVEDMYRLLAIAKYKDRFVIPTSHREQVADLYSEQGSCGLSFAGGPGSCMTLS